The following proteins are encoded in a genomic region of Ptychodera flava strain L36383 chromosome 23 unlocalized genomic scaffold, AS_Pfla_20210202 Scaffold_24__1_contigs__length_23054250_pilon, whole genome shotgun sequence:
- the LOC139124545 gene encoding uncharacterized protein, translating to MKTIAHHQAKIKVIEAEMKAEKARIDAETLQQVAEENSLPVQTLTTPDQSSNDHVSRYIAMKREMKHDPLPALNFTEFIPKAQNKDLESSPLLIQPGQGTPTESGETVTPTSNQQTPTTSQNNNMQRLTEIAQMMAHQRLPLQQPITFGGDPTMYMSWKRSSEATVTMACIQTSEKLDFLHKYTLGDPQKIVEDHLQCYVDDPDESYREAWIELEDRFGNPAVITAVILERLKSFPKVKPDESKKLLELSDLCSNTEAHMRKLPDLSSLNTPQGLKPVMEKLPRFVLNKWRDNVASYKRRHKTFLHSSSSKTS from the coding sequence ATGAAGACAATTGCTCAccatcaagcaaaaatcaaagttaTCGAAGCTGAAATGAAAGCAGAAAAGGCAAGGATCGATGCAGAAACCCTCCAGCAAGTAGCGGAAGAAAATTCCTTACCAGTACAGACACTTACTACACCAGACCAGTCATCAAACGACCATGTATCACgatacattgcaatgaaaagagAAATGAAGCATGATCCATTACCAGCACTGAACTTTACTGAGTTCATACCCAAAGCACAAAATAAAGACTTAGAATCATCCCCTCTACTGATACAACCAGGACAGGGAACACCAACAGAATCAGGTGAGACAGTTACACCTACTTCAAATCAACAGACAcctacaacaagccagaacaacaacatgcaacgtCTGACGGAGATAGCCCAAATGATGGCCCATCAACGTTTACCACTACAACAACCAATAACATTTGGAGGCGACCCAACCATGTACATGTCATGGAAAAGATCATCCGAGGCCACTGTGACAATGGCCTGCATACAGACATCTGAGAAACTTGACTTCCTGCATAAATACACGCTGGGAGATCCGCAGAAAATCGTCGAAGACCATCTACAATGCTACGTAGACGACCCAGACGAGTCATACAGAGAGGCTTGGATAGAACTAGAAGACAGATTCGGCAACCCTGCAGTCATCACCGCAGTAATCCTGGAAAGACTGAAGTCCTTCCCGAAAGTTAAACCAGACGAAAGCAAAAAGCTACTCGAACTATCAGACTTGTGCTCTAACACAGAGGCACACATGAGAAAACTCCCTGACCTTTCGTCCCTCAATACACCACAGGGACTCAAGCCCGTCATGGAGAAGTTACCAAGATTCGTCCTCAACAAGTGGAGAGATAACGTGGCATCATACAAACGACGCCACAAAACATTTCTCCATTCAAGTTCTTCAAAGACTTCCTGA
- the LOC139124389 gene encoding uncharacterized protein: MNVHLFGNVSSPAIATFGLRKIAEDGVSTYGEDVKEFIDKNFYVDDGLTSAPDAQKAISLINRTRDLLATRNVNFHKIVSNDEEVMTALPNEVRAKDLQSLDFNQDTLPTQRSLGVKWSLEADAFTFEVDLKEKPFSRRGVLAIVNSIYDPLSILAPVSIEGKLILRGLMTELKDATHQTLDGMKHYQRNTCPDGPAGATTSTTSQRYSYSDATLHPPSDP; this comes from the coding sequence ATGAACGTACACCTGTTCGGCAATGTCTCCTCACCAGCCATTGCTACCTTCGGACTGAGAAAGATCGCTGAAGACGGCGTATCTACGTATGGAGAAGACGTGAAAGAGTTCATCGACAAGAACTTTTACGTCGACGACGGACTAACCTCAGCACCAGATGCACAGAAAGCTATCAGTCTCATCAATAGAACAAGAGACTTACTAGCGACCAGAAACGTGAACTTCCACAAGATCGTTTCTAATGACGAAGAAGTCATGACAGCACTTCCAAACGAAGTACGAGCCAAAGATCTACAGAGTTTGGATTTCAACCAAGACACCTTACCAACACAGAGATCATTAGGGGTCAAGTGGTCTCTAGAGGCGGACGCATTCACATTCGAagtagacttgaaggagaagccaTTCTCACGGCGGGGAGTACTGGCGATCGTCAACTCAATATACGATCCACTCAGTATACTCGCACCAGTTTCCATAGAAGGAAAACTAATACTACGAGGCCTCATGACAGAACTAAAGGACGCAACTCATCAAACCTTGGATGGGATGAAACATTACCAGAGAAATACTTGCCCAGATGGACCCGCTGGTGCAACAACCTCAACTACATcacaaagatacagctacagCGATGCTACACTCCACCCACCTTCGGACCCATAA
- the LOC139124390 gene encoding uncharacterized protein → MRLINQEDNVNISFILGKAKVNPTHAVSIPRLELCAAVLATELAQKITSEIGLNIDNVIYHTDSEIVLGYINNTSKRFHVYVANRVEKIHNISSPHQWRHVSTHENPADIASRSVPAQKLNSTIWLSGPAFLWQRDKQQDNHEETEHKYTVSDEDPEVRKQLAVLNTSTKEVEQDDLGAHPFQRFSSWRSLKRIIANLIGKIRQRKSPENTDKKEEEKSPEELKIEMMAQAETIILRSVQKSVFHKEYEILSAAKSAGTDNNKLQKRNPISRMNPFIDEKGLIRVGGRLRQSDIDLCGRHPIILPQDNHISRLIIDHVHRQVQHQGRQLTLSNVRANGYWIMGVHDMVRSILHKCAICRRLRAKPLTQLMADLPSDRTEKTPPFTNVGMDVFGPWAIASRKTRAGTSEAKRWAVIFVCLYTTAVHIEVIDSMDTSSFINALRRFIAIRGNIKKLRCDQGTNFIGAKNELQAAAKELDQDRIKKFLTTRDCEWIFNPPHASHFGGIWEQQIGTIRRVLDSMNYQLGKQQYTHDLLTTLMAEASAIVNSRPITTVSSDANDPQALTPNMLLTMKTQSPTPPPGSFVQQDIYSRKRWRCVQYLADQFWIRWRKEYLQSHQPRPKWNKSTINVKEGDVVLLRAKEYARNSWPLARIVKVYPSDDNKVRKVDVMIYKDGEHRTYLRPISELVLIESTN, encoded by the coding sequence ATGCGGTTAATTAACCAGGAAGACAACGTCAACATATCATTCATACTTGGCAAAGCAAAGGTAAACCCGACTCATGCAGTCTCCATACCTCGCCTAGAACTGTGTGCAGCCGTCCTAGCGACAGAACTCGCACAGAAGATCACATCAGAAATCGGCCTGAACATCGACAACGTCATATATCACACGGACAGCGAAATCGTCCTTGGATATATAAACAACACCTCGAAACGTTTCCACGTATACGTAGCGAACAGAGTAGAAAAGATACACAACATATCATCACCACACCAGTGGCGACATGTGTCTACACACGAAAATCCAGCTGACATCGCATCACGCAGCGTACCAGCCCAAAAACTCAACTCAACTATCTGGCTATCAGGACCAGCATTCCTGTGGCAGCGAGACAAGCAACAAGACAACCATGaagaaacagaacacaaatacacagtaagtgaCGAAGACCCTGAGGTCCGCAAACAACTTGCTGTCCTCAACACATCAACaaaggaagtagaacaagacgaCTTAGGTGCTCACCCATTTCAACGATTCTCATCATGGAGATCCTTGAAGAGAATTATTGCCAACTTAATAGGCAAAATCAGACAAAGAAAATCACcagaaaatacagacaaaaaagaagaagagaagTCCCCAGAAGAACTGAAAATTGAGATGATGGCACAAGCAGAAACCATCATCCTACGCTCAGTAcagaaaagtgtgtttcataaaGAATATGAAATACTATCTGCAGCAAAGTCAGCAGGCACTGACAACaacaaactacagaaacggaACCCCATCAGCCGGATGAACCCATTCATCGATGAAAAAGGACTCATCCGTGTTGGAGGAAGACTTCGTCAATCCGACATCGACCTCTGCGGCCGACACCCCATCATCCTCCCACAGGACAACCACATTTCACGACTTATCATCGATCATGTGCATCGACAAGTACAACATCAAGGCAGACAACTAACCCTGTCAAACGTCAGAGCTAATGGCTATTGGATTATGGGTGTACATGACATGGTAAGAAGTATACTACACAAATGTGCGATATGTAGAAGACTGAGAGCAAAACCACTCACTCAACTCATGGCCGACCTACCGTCGGACAGAACAGAGAAAACCCCACCATTCACCAACGTCGGGATGGACGTATTCGGCCCCTGGGCTATAGCTTCCCGCAAAACCAGAGCCGGTACGTCTGAAGCAAAGAGATGGGCAGttatctttgtctgtctctACACTACAGCAGTACACATAGAAGTAATAGACTCCATGGACACTTCATCCTTCATCAACGCCCTACGTCGCTTCATAGCTATACGCGGCAACATCAAGAAACTCAGATGTGACCAGGGCACCAACTTCATCGGCGCAAAGAACGAACTTCAGGCAGCAGCCAAAGAGCTGGATCAAGACCGCATCAAGAAATTCCTTACAACGAGAGACTGTGAGTGGATTTTCAACCCACCTCACGCATCCCACTTCGGCGGTATATGGGAACAACAAATTGGTACCATCAGACGCGTTCTTGACTCCATGAACTATCAACTAGGCAAGCAACAATACACACATGACTTGCTGACAACTCTCATGGCAGAAGCCAGCGCCATCGTCAACTCCAGACCTATAACGACTGTATCATCAGATGCAAACGATCCCCAAGCTCTCACCCCAAACATGCTACTCACGATGAAGACTCAATCACCGACCCCACCACCAGGCTCATTTGTCCAACAAGACATCTACAGTAGAAAACGTTGGCGATGCGTACAGTATCTAGCTGATCAATTCTGGATACGATGGAGAAAAGAATATCTACAAAGCCATCAGCCACGACCAAAATGGAACAAATCTACAATCAACGTCAAAGAAGGAGACGTGGTTCTTTTGAGAGCGAAAGAATACGCAAGAAACAGCTGGCCCCTCGCTCGCATAGTGAAGGTCTACCCCAGCGATGACAACAAAGTACGAAAAGTAGACGTGATGATCTACAAAGATGGCGAACATCGAACCTACCTCAGACCAATTAGTgaattagttttgattgaaagtacAAATTGA